One segment of Ziziphus jujuba cultivar Dongzao chromosome 12, ASM3175591v1 DNA contains the following:
- the LOC107434905 gene encoding homeobox-leucine zipper protein ATHB-13 encodes MTGNAMAFFPTNFMLQTPHEDDHQPPTSLNPILPPCTPQDFHGVASFLGKKSMSFSGIELGEEANGEDDLSDDGSQAGEKKRRLNMEQVKTLEKNFELGNKLEPERKMQLARALGLQPRQIAIWFQNRRARWKTKQLEKDYELLKRQFEAIKADNDALQTQNQKLQAEILALKNREPTESINLNKETEGSCSNRSENSSEIKLDISRTPAIDSHPITRRTLFPSSIRPTGVAQLFQNSSSRGPDHLQCQKNNNNNNIDHMVKEESLSNMFCGIDDQSGFWPWLEQQHFN; translated from the exons ATGACCGGCAATGCCATGGCATTCTTTCCAACCAACTTCATGCTTCAAACCCCTCATGAAGATGACCATCAACCTCCAACTTCTCTCAATCCAATTCTTCCTCCATGCACACCTCAAGACTTTCAtg GTGTTGCATCTTTTCTAGGGAAGAAATCGATGTCATTTTCAGGGATTGAATTGGGGGAGGAGGCAAATGGAGAAGACGATCTGTCCGATGATGGATCACAAGCTGgggagaagaagagaagattaAACATGGAACAGGTTAAGACACTGGAGAAGAACTTTGAGTTGGGTAATAAGCTTGAGCCTGAGAGAAAAATGCAATTGGCTAGGGCTTTGGGTCTGCAACCAAGACAGATTGCTATTTGGTTTCAGAACAGAAGAGCAAGGTGGAAGACAAAGCAGTTGGAGAAAGATTATGAACTTCTTAAAAGACAGTTTGAAGCAATTAAAGCAGATAATGATGCTTTACAAACTCAGAACCAAAAACTTCAAGCAGAG ATATTGGCATTGAAAAATAGAGAACCAACTGAATCTATCAATCTCAATAAAGAAACAGAAGGGTCTTGCAGTAATAGAAGTGAGAACAGCTCTGAAATAAAGTTGGATATTTCAAGAACACCAGCAATTGACAGCCATCCAATCACAAGAAGAACTCTTTTTCCTTCATCCATAAGGCCAACAGGTGTGGCACAgctttttcaaaattcatcatCAAGAGGACCTGATCATCTACAATGCCAGaagaacaacaataataataatattgatcataTGGTGAAAGAGGAAAGCTTGAGCAACATGTTTTGTGGGATTGATGATCAATCTGGGTTTTGGCCGTGGTTGGAACAGCAACATTTCAATTGA